The following DNA comes from Janthinobacterium sp. TB1-E2.
CTGCGCTCGGCCTTCAGGCCCGTGCCGCGTAGCACGCCGTTCAGGGCGGCCAGCACGTCGTGGCGGCCGCTCAAGCCGGCCGAGGTCTTGCCGCGCGTCTGCTCCGGCGTGAAACTGAGGATGACACGCGACTGGCTGGCGACCTGGCGCAGCGCCGTGGCCAGGTCGCCGGCCGGCACCTGGAAGTCGAGGCTGGCCGCAGCGGCGGCCGCGCTTTCCTGCGCCAGGGCTGGCGTCTGGACGTTCAGCAGCAGGGCCGAACCGATGAAGACGAGCTCGATGGCATACGCCATGGGTTTGATACGCGGCTTGGAATGAATGGCAGGAGACATGGTTACCTTGTGGTGTAGTCGTCAAAAAAGAACGTTGCCTACACAGGTCACGCGAGAATCGGAAGCGGGTACTTTTTTTTGCGCCGGCGTCAAAATATATTTTCAGCGCGGCTGGCGCGCCTCGACCTGCACCCAGTAGCGCGTGCGCAGGCGCACGTCCACGGGCAGGGAGTCGGGCAGCGACAGCACCACGGCATCCAGGTCGGCCAGCGGGAAGACGCCGGAGATGCGCAGGCCGGCGACGGCGTCGTCGCAGCCCAGCAAGCCGTGGCGGTAGCGGCTCAGTTCATGCAGAAAGTCGCGCAGCGGCATGGCGTCGGCCAGCAGCAAACCCTGGCGCCAGGCCCAGACATCGGGTGAGACGGCGTGCGCGGGCAAGGTATTCTGCGCCGTCATGCCGCCGCCCTGGCCCGCGCGGAGCACCGGGCTGGCGTTGCCATGGCGCGGCATCAGCCGCACGGCGCCTTCCTCGACGGCGACCAGGGTGCTGCCGTCCGCCTGGCGCACCGAGTAGCGCGTGCCCAGCGCCTGCGCGTGGCCTTGCGCCGTTTCGACGAGGAAGGGGCGGTAGGGCATGCCCGTTTCGCGGGCCGTGGCGATGAACACTTCGCCCTGCACCAGTTGCAGCAGGCGCTGCGTGCCCGTGTAGCGGATGTTGACGGCGCTGCCGCTGTTCAGGTGCAGACGGCTGCCGTCGGGCAGGGTCAGTTCGCGGCGTTCGCCCACGCCGGTGGACAGGTCGGCCAGCGCGGCGCGGGCCATGTCGGGCGCATATTGCGAGCG
Coding sequences within:
- a CDS encoding FecR family protein — protein: MRGATVYAQGQPIDLAIAMQAAEWLATLMSGETTPAEKTAWQQWRQAHPDHERAWKHIESVSGSLRELDAQASRTALTQRSRPASTISRRRSLQLLAWVSAIGLTGWFGARSQYAPDMARAALADLSTGVGERRELTLPDGSRLHLNSGSAVNIRYTGTQRLLQLVQGEVFIATARETGMPYRPFLVETAQGHAQALGTRYSVRQADGSTLVAVEEGAVRLMPRHGNASPVLRAGQGGGMTAQNTLPAHAVSPDVWAWRQGLLLADAMPLRDFLHELSRYRHGLLGCDDAVAGLRISGVFPLADLDAVVLSLPDSLPVDVRLRTRYWVQVEARQPR